GTCGCCTATGATGTGCTCTAAGCTACTGGTCAAAACAAACCACCAAGGTTTTGCTGGCCGCATAGACGATGCCTTTGAGCAGCTAATGGCCAAATACAAAAGCCTACTGCGCGGCAACTTACGATACCGCCGGGTTACCTTGGTATTTGCGATACTCATTTTATTAACCATACCGCCGTTAATGATGGTGTCGCAATCGGAGCTGGCCCCCAACGAAGATGAAGGCTTTATGCTTATTGTCAGCGCTGCGCCACAATATTCTAACCTAGCGTATATGGAGCAAAACACTCGCCAGTTTGAGCCTATCTATCAACAGTTTCCTGAATACCAAAGCTCATTTTTATTAAACTCTGGTGCCAATGTAGGTGACACCTTTGGCGGCATGCTGCTGAAAGATTGGAGCGAACGCGAGCGCAGTATTTTTGACATGCAGCAGGAGCTACAAGGCAAGGTCAGTAAAATTCCCGGCATTAATGCCTTTGTTATTTTACTGCCACCCCTGCCCGGCTCCGGTGGCGGTGCCGCTGTGCAATTGGTGATTAAATCCGTGGCCGATCATAAGCAACTGGCGCAGGTTAGCGACCAGCTATTAGAAGCCGCCCGCAACAGCGGCCTATTTATGTTTATTGATAGCGACTTAAAATTTTCTAAGCCCGAGCTGCAAGTGTCCATAGACAGAGACAAGGCCGCGCAGCTAGGTATTAGTATGGAAGAAATTGGTACTACCCTGTCCACCCTGTTGGGTGAAGGTGAAATAAACCGCTTTGCCCTTAGCGGACGCAGCTATAAAGTGATCGCCCAAAGCGCGCCTGAATCCCGCAACGATAAAGACTGGCTGGGCCGCTATTACTTGCGTACCGCCTCCGGTGAGCAAGTACCACTGTCGGCGGTTATCGACATAGACACCACCGTGCAACCGAAAAGTCTTAACCAGTTTCAACAACTTAATGCCGTTAAACTGGAAGGCGCGCCCGCCGCGGGGGTAAGCCTAGGGGATGCCTTAGACTTTTTAAACCAGCAAGCCCAAACCCTATTACCTACCGGCTTCCAATTGGATTATGACGGCCAGTCGCGGCAATACTTTCAAGAAGGTGGCCAGCTATACGGTATCTTTTTCATTTCGTTAATCGCCATTTATTTAGTATTGGCGGCGCAGTTTGAAAGCTACCGTGATCCTTTTATTATTTTAGTGAGTGTGCCGCTATCTATATGCGGGGCGTTAATCCCTATCGCCTTAGGTTTTGCCTCGCTGAATATTTACAGCCAAATTGGTTTAATCACCTTAATCGGTTTAATCAGCAAGCACGGTATCTTAATTGTTGAATTTGCCAACCGCTTAACCCAGCAAGGCTACAACGTGCAAGAGGCGGTGATAGAAGCTGCTACCGTGCGCCTACGGCCCGTGCTAATGACTACCGCCGCGATGGTGTTAGGTGTTATGCCGCTAATCTTTGCCAGCGGTGCCGGTGCGGTTAGCCGCTACAGCATAGGCTTAGTGATCGCCACAGGCATGACTATAGGTACCTTGTTTACCTTGTTTGTAGTGCCGGTGATGTACAGCTATTTAGCGCGTGAGCATGAGCCGGTTGAGGTGTTAGATGAATCATCTGTAGCTGCCCATTAAAAAATGGCTAGGTAATTATTGAGGACCAATAATATCGCGTAGCAAGCACAACATTATATTTCACTTCCAAGTTGTCGTACCGGCCTCGAGCCGGTACCCAGAAAGCTAATAGTCAGAAACACATTTTAGCGAGCACACATCACCTGCAATTTTTAAATAACACGTGAATTTTATCTATTTATGGCGCCACTATTATTATAGTTTTATACCCAAAGCGCTAAAGGTCGAATAATCAGGATAGCCATCCGCAACTAAGCCCTGTTGTGCTTGAAAATTTTGTAAGGCCTTTCTAGTCATAGAACCGATAATGCCGTCAGCCTTGCCTACCTCAAAGCCTTGCTCATTCAAAGCTGATTGCAACTCGGTGACTAGCGCCGGGGTTATACGAGGTGTTTTTGTCTGCAAAGAAACATGCAAGCTGCCCCCCCCTATGGTTCTATCCGCGAGATGGCCCACCGCAATCGCATAGGACTCTGAATTATTCCAGCGCATAATCACTTTAAAGTTGTCATAGGTAATAAACGCGGCCCCGGTATGGCCCATGGGCACTAGTATAGAAGCAGACATATCATAGCCGCCCAAGGCTGCGCCATTAGTGCGCGTAACGCCTTGTTGTTGCCAAGCGCTTAAAACCTCTGAATGTTTTAAGCCTGTTAAACGATAATCAAAAGCCGCGGGTAAGATTACCTCCCTACCCCAGCGCTGTTCCTTTTGCCAACCTAGTGCTTTTAAAAAATTGGCCGCCGACGCCAAGGCATCTTTTTGACTACGCCACAAATTAATTTGGCCGTCGCCATCACCATCTATAGCGTAGCGCTCGTAAGCCGAAGGCATGAATTGGGTGTGGCCCATAGCACCCGCCCAAGACCCCTGCATCTCATCAACGCTGAGTTTTTCGCGGTTAAGCACACGCAAAGCCGCCATTAATTCGGCGGTAAAATACGTTTTTCTACGCTCATCACAAGCCAATGTCGCCAGTGAATTTAAGGTAGGCATTTTACCTAGGTAGCCGCCAAAGTTTGTTTCCAACCCCCAAAAAGCAATAATGTATTGCCCCGGCACACCATACTTTATGGTTAATTGCTGTAAGAAATCACGGTGCTCAGCAAATTGTTTTCGTGCCTGCTGTATGCGCTGCGGAGTCACTCTTTTGTCAAAGTAATCCGCGAAGGTTTGGGTAAACTCTGGCTGGGCGCGATCAAACTTAAGCACACGGGGTTCAAGCTGCAGCTGCCCCACCACGGTAGTCACCAGCCACTCTGGCAACTGCTCCGCACGGGCCTGCTGTTGAAACTCCACAATACAGCTGGCAAATGATTGTTCTTGAGCACGCAGCGGTAAGCTAACACTCAAAATAAAGCTGGTTATCAATAAAACTATAGGTTTCACTCTGTAGCCTTTTTACGTTTATGGATTAATAAAAATAAGGTTTACCATACTGACAGTGATACTAGCTATGCGATGATAAGTAAGTCGCAACCGCAGCATCTATATCGGCTTGATAACGCAGCTCCAGCGCTGATCGCTCATCATCAAATGCCTGTTGCTGTGAAGGCGTCAGGGCCTTCCAATTATCTAAGATAGGAATATGGGCGGTAGCCAATGCTAATGCATCAAAGGGCTTAAAAAAGGCCTGTTGTTGCTCGCCTACAGGCAATGCTAGGCGATAAGACATAATACGAATGGCAGCTTCCGTAACAGACACCTGGCCTTGCGCTACAACACGTAACATGGTCAGGATATTTACCCTAGCGGCATCCTCAGCTTCACATTGCTGCTGCGAGGTAACCTTAAGCGCCTCGGCCTGTGCCTTTTTTTGCTTAAACACCAAGCGCCATGAATAAATGGCGTAGGCAGTTAACGCAATAATAATGACTGCAGCCAGTATCAGATACAACATAACGGACATTTACAACAACCTCTTTTAGCAAAGCCAATCACAGCGACTTATCACTGTAAAACCCTGCTGCCAGCTTATCGCAATACGCCGGTAGGGTCGATGCTCTTTACTAACCCGCCACATCAACATTGCGACTCACTATAAACAAACTAAAATGACTGCACGGATTATCATTAAAGGCCTAGCCATAGCTTATGAATACGCAACAACTCCATTTCAGCACAGCGCCTACTATAGCGCCGGCATTGCTAAAAGCACTGCTAATGCCACGCAAAGGCTTTAACAGCCAGCAAGGCCTACCGCCGCTAGAGGCCCACTGGCAAAATGCTACGGTGGACAAAGGCAAGCTAGACCATTATCTAGCCCTATTGGCCATAGCCCCAGCAAGCACACTGCCTATTTTATACCCACACGTCTTGGCCGGTAGTATGCATATGCATTTATTAACCCATAGGGATTTCCCCATACGCTTGCTAGGTGCAGTACACCTAAAAAATCGCATTATTCAACAACAGGCCATTAGCATAGACGCGGTGATGGACATACATTCCAAAATGGCAGCCTACCGCATAACCGAGAAGGGTTTAGAGTTCGACTTCACTACCGAGATCAACGTGGCAGGCCAACAGCAATGGCATGAAACCACTACCTATTTTAAAGCCGGCCCCTTTAGCCGCCACGATCCTGTTAGCAGCGACAACAGCTTCGAATTAAATAAGCTAGAACACGCTAACAAAATAGCGGAATGGGCCATCCCCAAAAATAGGGGTAAACGCTACGCGAAAATCACTGGCGACTACAACCCCATACACATGTCATCTTTGCTGGCAAAACTCTTTGGTTTTAAAAGAGATATTGCTCACGGCTTTGGTGTATTGGCTCAAGCCTTAGATCAGGCCAGTAAACACAATGAAAACATTAACCATGATGCGATCAACCATCAAATCACACAAGTAGACGTCATCTTTAAAGGCCCCGTGTATCTGGAAAGCAAGGTGAATTTACAGCAAGGCAAAGCGCTTAATGATTCGCGCTTTGATGCGTATTGTGGCGAAAACCCAAAACC
Above is a window of Dasania marina DSM 21967 DNA encoding:
- a CDS encoding efflux RND transporter permease subunit, which translates into the protein MKFTDVFITRPVLASVVSFFILLIGFNAYEQLGIRKYPKIEDAAITVSTSYVGASADLVQGFITTPTQQAIASAEGIAYITSTSNSGVSTVVAHIRPDYNADKALTEIVAKAAEIRGELPDGAKDPVITKGNQEGTALMYLSFSHPSMAPEEITDYLKRVVQPQLSTIEGMGAVQFFGGRNFAMRIWLDPTRMAAYNITAAEVNSALRRNNFLSTAGETRDQLSVTQVKADTNLSSIAEFENIVLRNEGDRLVRIKDIAEVSLSADSFDMSAFTKGEPAVMLGVSPTPGANPLDVAKLVRKEMLNIQQQVPDGMIAGISYDVSLFIESSIKEVLTTLVEASLIVVVVVFLFLGQLRSVIIPVVAIPLSLVGTLFLIWMLGYSINLLTLLALVLCIGLVVDDAIVVVENIHRHIEEGHSPKQAALMGAREIAMPVISMTLTLAAVYAPLGFLAGLTGTLFKEFAFTLAGSVIISGIIALTLSPMMCSKLLVKTNHQGFAGRIDDAFEQLMAKYKSLLRGNLRYRRVTLVFAILILLTIPPLMMVSQSELAPNEDEGFMLIVSAAPQYSNLAYMEQNTRQFEPIYQQFPEYQSSFLLNSGANVGDTFGGMLLKDWSERERSIFDMQQELQGKVSKIPGINAFVILLPPLPGSGGGAAVQLVIKSVADHKQLAQVSDQLLEAARNSGLFMFIDSDLKFSKPELQVSIDRDKAAQLGISMEEIGTTLSTLLGEGEINRFALSGRSYKVIAQSAPESRNDKDWLGRYYLRTASGEQVPLSAVIDIDTTVQPKSLNQFQQLNAVKLEGAPAAGVSLGDALDFLNQQAQTLLPTGFQLDYDGQSRQYFQEGGQLYGIFFISLIAIYLVLAAQFESYRDPFIILVSVPLSICGALIPIALGFASLNIYSQIGLITLIGLISKHGILIVEFANRLTQQGYNVQEAVIEAATVRLRPVLMTTAAMVLGVMPLIFASGAGAVSRYSIGLVIATGMTIGTLFTLFVVPVMYSYLAREHEPVEVLDESSVAAH
- a CDS encoding lytic murein transglycosylase, encoding MKPIVLLITSFILSVSLPLRAQEQSFASCIVEFQQQARAEQLPEWLVTTVVGQLQLEPRVLKFDRAQPEFTQTFADYFDKRVTPQRIQQARKQFAEHRDFLQQLTIKYGVPGQYIIAFWGLETNFGGYLGKMPTLNSLATLACDERRKTYFTAELMAALRVLNREKLSVDEMQGSWAGAMGHTQFMPSAYERYAIDGDGDGQINLWRSQKDALASAANFLKALGWQKEQRWGREVILPAAFDYRLTGLKHSEVLSAWQQQGVTRTNGAALGGYDMSASILVPMGHTGAAFITYDNFKVIMRWNNSESYAIAVGHLADRTIGGGSLHVSLQTKTPRITPALVTELQSALNEQGFEVGKADGIIGSMTRKALQNFQAQQGLVADGYPDYSTFSALGIKL
- a CDS encoding DUF2489 domain-containing protein — encoded protein: MSVMLYLILAAVIIIALTAYAIYSWRLVFKQKKAQAEALKVTSQQQCEAEDAARVNILTMLRVVAQGQVSVTEAAIRIMSYRLALPVGEQQQAFFKPFDALALATAHIPILDNWKALTPSQQQAFDDERSALELRYQADIDAAVATYLSSHS
- a CDS encoding MaoC/PaaZ C-terminal domain-containing protein — its product is MNTQQLHFSTAPTIAPALLKALLMPRKGFNSQQGLPPLEAHWQNATVDKGKLDHYLALLAIAPASTLPILYPHVLAGSMHMHLLTHRDFPIRLLGAVHLKNRIIQQQAISIDAVMDIHSKMAAYRITEKGLEFDFTTEINVAGQQQWHETTTYFKAGPFSRHDPVSSDNSFELNKLEHANKIAEWAIPKNRGKRYAKITGDYNPIHMSSLLAKLFGFKRDIAHGFGVLAQALDQASKHNENINHDAINHQITQVDVIFKGPVYLESKVNLQQGKALNDSRFDAYCGENPKPSICLAITNTQV